From Kogia breviceps isolate mKogBre1 chromosome 2, mKogBre1 haplotype 1, whole genome shotgun sequence, one genomic window encodes:
- the NXPH2 gene encoding neurexophilin-2, whose translation MRLRPLPLVVVPGLLQLLFCDSKKVVHATEGLDWEDKDAAATLVGNVVHSRIINPLRLFVKQSPVPKPGHLAYADSLENFWDWLANITEVQEPLARTKRRPIVKTGKFKKMFGWGDFHSNIKTVKLNLLITGKIVDHGNGTFSVYFRHNSTGLGNVSVSLVPPSKVVEFEVSPQSTLETKESKSFNCRIEYEKTDRAKKTALCNFDPSKICYQEQTQSHVSWLCSKPFKVICIYIAFYSVDYKLVQKVCPDYNYHSETPYLSSG comes from the coding sequence CTATTTTGTGACAGTAAAAAGGTGGTGCATGCCACAGAAGGGCTGGATTGGGAAGACAAAGATGCTGCGGCGACACTGGTGGGAAACGTGGTACACTCAAGGATCATCAATCCTCTGCGCCTGTTTGTTAAACAGTCTCCAGTCCCCAAGCCCGGACACTTGGCGTATGCGGACAGCTTGGAGAACTTTTGGGATTGGCTAGCCAACATCACGGAGGTTCAGGAGCCCTTGGCAAGAACTAAACGGAGGCCAATAGTGAAAAcgggaaaatttaagaaaatgtttggcTGGGGCGACTTCCATTCCAACATTAAAACTGTTAAGCTCAACCTCCTCATCACAGGGAAAATCGTTGACCATGGAAATGGAACCTTCAGTGTTTATTTCCGACATAATTCCACAGGCCTAGGCAATGTTTCAGTGAGTTTGGTACCCCCCTCCAAAGTGGTGGAATTTGAAGTTTCCCCGCAGTCTACCTTGGAGACCAAGGAATCCAAATCTTTCAATTGTCGCATTGAGTATGAAAAAACAGATCGGGCGAAGAAGACTGCCCTGTGCAACTTCGACCCATCCAAGATCTGCTACCAGGAGCAGACTCAGAGCCACGTTTCCTGGTTGTGTTCCAAGCCCTTCAAAGTCATTTGCATCTACATTGCCTTTTACAGTGTTGATTATAAACTTGTGCAAAAGGTCTGTCCTGACTACAATTACCATAGTGAGACTCCATACTTATCTTCTGGCTGA